The genome window ACCGGCTATAATCGGGGCCGAAAGAAGAAACGAAAATCTGGCCGCTGCCTCCCGCTTAAGACCCAGGAGCATAGCGGTACCCATCGTGATCCCGCTCCTTGAGACGCCAGGTACGATGGCAAGGGCCTGGGAACACCCTATTATCAGGGCATCTTTAAGGCCTATGTTCGAAAATTCCCTTTCCATGCCAGAAAACCTCTCGGCCAAGGCCAACAAGAATGCCACAGTTAGGAGCATGAACACCACAATCCACGGCGACCTAAAAACCGTCTCGGCGTATCGAGAAAAGACCAACCCGCCCAGCCCTCCCGGGATCGTTCCAAGCATCAGACACACGGGCAGGCGTCTGTACAAATTTTTATCTCTTTTATCATCATCTTTATCATCATCCCGTTTACCCCATTTAAAATAGAACAACGATGACGTCATAGAGAGCCAATCTTTTTGAAAATAAACAAACACAGCAAACAAGGTGCCGATATGAAGCATCACATCAAAGACAAGCGGGATATCCGGCAGGCCTAGAAGGTGTTCGGCTAAAATAAGATGGCCTGAGCTTGAGACGGGCAGATATTCGGTTGCGCCTTGGAGGACGCCCAAAAATACAGCTTCAAAAAATGTCATAAGCCTTCACAAAATCCTTATTCGGCCATCCTTCATGGCTCTCGGCATAATCTGGCCGAGAGCCCCCCATTTGACCTATGATACAAACGGTATCCACGAATTTTTATATGGCTCCAGGCGATAAAAAACAAATCCAATCGTTGATCATGATACGGAGCAAGACCTTGAATACATCCCGAGCCAAGTATTCCGCTGCACA of Dissulfurimicrobium hydrothermale contains these proteins:
- the uppP gene encoding undecaprenyl-diphosphatase UppP, with the translated sequence MTFFEAVFLGVLQGATEYLPVSSSGHLILAEHLLGLPDIPLVFDVMLHIGTLFAVFVYFQKDWLSMTSSLFYFKWGKRDDDKDDDKRDKNLYRRLPVCLMLGTIPGGLGGLVFSRYAETVFRSPWIVVFMLLTVAFLLALAERFSGMEREFSNIGLKDALIIGCSQALAIVPGVSRSGITMGTAMLLGLKREAAARFSFLLSAPIIAGSGLYEGFKLLRQQGLGAFSPDFVWGPLAAAVSGYLAVSFLMRYVARHTFYPFVYYRIIVSLFVAIILIK